Proteins co-encoded in one Euleptes europaea isolate rEulEur1 chromosome 1, rEulEur1.hap1, whole genome shotgun sequence genomic window:
- the LOC130475367 gene encoding integrase/recombinase xerD homolog, with translation MTGIRSSLAPATIRAYDRAVHHFESFLSIMGRDGLWPVTETLALRYLAHLKDIGYAARTIGVHMAAISFFSKAHGFNDPCASFRARKAVKGWQREAPSIRDVRRPVTLDMLQRIVRLLPSLCNSRYEATLFEAAFSLAFFGAFRLSELVAQSRHDLTSRALLLGDICLHNSTLTIVVRRSKTDQVGKGMSVRLHKATTVRPCPIRALKRFLAIRPHIKGCLLIHADYTPLTRYQFISVFKASVGSMGFPTSDFSGHSFRIGAATQAAGEGMAVSQIQAIG, from the coding sequence ATGACCGGCATTCGGAGCTCATTGGCCCCTGCCACTATTCGGGCATATGATAGAGCCGTGCACCACTTTGAGAGTTTTTTGTCCATTATGGGTCGGGATGGTCTGTGGCCTGTCACAGAAACTTTGGCTTTACGTTacttagcccatttaaaagacattGGTTACGCCGCTAGGACTATCGGAGTTCACATGGCGGCTATCTCTTTTTTCTCAAAAGCACACGGTTTCAATGATCCTTGTGCATCCTTTCGAGCCAGaaaggctgtcaagggctggcaACGCGAGGCACCGTCCATCAGGGACGTCAGGAGGCCAGTCACTTTGGATATGCTACAAAGGATTGTACGGCTACTGCCATCCTTGTGCAATTCTCGATATGAGGCCACCTTATttgaggcagcattttctttagcCTTCTTTGGGGCGTTCCGACTTAGCGAACTCGTGGCTCAATCCCGGCATGATttgaccagcagggctttacttttGGGGGACATATGCCTTCACAACTCAACACTGACGATCGTCGTTCGTCGGTCCAAAACTGACCAGGTTGGAAAAGGGATGAGTGTCCGGCTGCATAAGGCCACCACTGTCCGGCCTTGCCCCAtcagagctttaaaaaggtttctagCTATACGGCCGCACATAAAGGGATGCCTATTGATACATGCTGATTACACACCGCTGACTCGCTATCAATTTATCAGTGTTTTTAAGGCTTCGGTTGGCTCCATGGGTTTCCCCACGTCTGATTTTAGTGGCCATTCCTTTCGTATAGGAGCAGCCACACAGGCGGCTGGAGAGGGCATGGCTGTCAGCCAGATACAAGCCATCGGCTGA